Proteins encoded in a region of the Pieris brassicae chromosome 3, ilPieBrab1.1, whole genome shotgun sequence genome:
- the LOC123706631 gene encoding laminin-like protein epi-1: MCMTVTFLTLLSHLPYQIHSYRTCVPDTQFVLNNRLCSCNNYGLWSDASCKTIERRPICQIGQVVKEGCTQCICQQNREFVCSNICTKDGLSAYGPKCRPFKSYYVDCKLCTCPASGLSVEAHCSKDSSCLTETNFDFQVAKNNYCIPNVMYVFPCIECVCSENGFFVLDKCVEKCQTPAKQVIRRCIPGTYYRKDCHICLCPESSNIDENLCTRATCKNKNKPAFLQLRNLNMQCTPFTFLKPRCLFCDCSFEGTVDENRCVEIDCTKTSNIHLYPDSQSCSPGEVVPNCVECFCPKNGMTTGIYCTRVCNYQNKLRLLQKFVNESYVDLYSIKNLKQNEDDVLCVPNLIYIEDERYCLCPESGYKSFKFCTTSKIRLQTHSPRTQDAYNINTECEPGTFVTVDCNSCYCNINGTIDQKWCTNDDCEAKRTIVATHKFRSLPITTVNTDGVCTPGAISKVKCNFCICPESGILKDRACTKNSCYDEGIDQTIGMDKFTCEPLAYYEVDCNICFCPKDGIKNVAKCTKNHCQKNIMRSNDCTAGHLFTVDCNVCVCPPNGDKIDRVCTQHKCGVAPLNFSNLSQKVDKPEYIRSLDHCFPGEEFMIGCKICMCPEMGLKMYASCETGGCDDTAETTNGLSIIDTENTNGNAVSHNRLKRFNLDLCMEYTVHVGSERDECTPGSMYIVRCQQCICPYMGNINLFCRPLPKTTFCEDAFPGFNYLPMGRKCDKTNNTESTIPNSNGTIVLKVEHQHTLYKCEKPGKILDDCFICTCEDGYVIEEHCFKSDAGNCTNSKPLFLVDNKVVLN, from the exons ATGTGCATGACTGTgacatttttaactttattatcaCATTTGCCATATCAAATACATAGCTACC GTACGTGCGTTCCCGACACGCAATTCGTATTAAATAATCGATTATGCAGTTGCAATAACTACGGTTTATGGAGTGATGCAAGCTGCAAAACAATTGAACGTCGACCAATTTGTCAGATTGGACAAGTCGTAAAAGAAGGCTGTACGCAGTGCATTTGCCAACAAAATAGGGAATTTGTTTGTTCAAATATTTGCACTAAAGATGGCTTATCAGCTTATGGCCCTAAATGTAGGCCATTTAAATCATATTACGTCGATTGTAAGCTATGCACCTGTCCAGCATCTGGCCTTTCCGTAGAAGCTCACTGTTCTAAAGACTCATCCTGTCTGACGGAAACCAACTTCGATTTCCAAGttgctaaaaataattattgcatCCCCAATGTCATGTATGTCTTTCCGTGCATCGAATGTGTCTGCTCCGAAAATGGCTTCTTCGTTCTCGATAAATGTGTTGAAAAATGTCAGACCCCTGCAAAGCAAGTAATAAGAAGATGCATCCCAGGTACGTATTATAGAAAAGATTGTCATATCTGCTTGTGTCCCGAAAGCAGCAATATAGATGAAAATCTTTGTACCAGGGCAAcatgtaaaaacaaaaacaaaccaGCTTTTCTACAGCTTAGGAATTTAAATATGCAATGTACACCATTTACTTTTCTAAAACCAAGGTGTCTCTTTTGCGACTGTAGCTTCGAAGGAACTGTCGACGAGAATAGATGCGTGGAAATAGATTGCACCAAAACATCTAACATTCACTTATATCCTGATAGCCAATCGTGTAGCCCCGGTGAAGTCGTTCCAAATTGTGTCGAATGTTTTTGCCCTAAAAATGGCATGACTACTGGTATCTATTGCACAAGAGTCTGCAACTATCAAAACAAACTACGTTTGCtacaaaaatttgtaaatgaaAGTTATGTAGATTTATacagtattaaaaatctaaaacaaaatgaaGACGATGTCTTATGTGtaccaaatttaatatatattgaagaTGAAAGGTATTGCTTGTGTCCTGAGAGCggatataaaagttttaaattttgcaCAACATCAAAAATTAGATTACAAACCCACTCTCCAAGAACACAAGACGCCTATAACATCAACACTGAATGTGAACCCGGCACATTCGTCACGGTTGACTGCAATTCCTGTTATTGCAATATAAATGGTACAATTGATCAAAAATGGTGTACCAACGATGATTGTGAAGCTAAAAGAACAATAGTAGCCACACATAAATTTAGATCACTTCCAATAACAACTGTTAATACAGATGGAGTATGCACACCGGGTGCCATATCAAAAGTGAAATGTAATTTCTGTATATGCCCAGAGAGTGGAATTTTAAAAGACCGAGCGTGTACCAAAAACAGTTGCTATGATGAAGGAATCGACCAAACGATAGGTATGGATAAATTTACGTGCGAGCCCCTCGCATATTATGAAGTTGATTGCAATATCTGCTTTTGTCCAAAGGATGGAATCAAAAACGTTGCTAAATGCACGAAGAATCATTGTCAAAAGAATATAATGAGGTCAAATGATTGTACCGCCGGGCATCTATTCACTGTCGATTgtaatgtatgtgtatgtcCGCCAAATGGCGATAAAATAGACAGAGTATGCACTCAACATAAATGTGGAGTTGCTCCTTTGAACTTTTCTAACCTGTCACAAAAAGTAGATAAACCAGAGTATATAAGGTCGCTAGATCACTGTTTTCCCGGAGAAGAATTTATGATTGGATGCAAAATTTGTATGTGTCCTGAAATGGGTTTGAAAATGTATGCCAGTTGTGAAACTGGAGGATGTGATGACACTGCGGAAACTACCAACGGACTATCG ATCATAGATACTGAAAATACAAACGGGAATGCGGTTTCCCATAATCGATTGAAAAGATTCAATTTAGACCTATGTATGGAATACACAGTACACGTAGGATCTGAAAGAGATGAGTGTACGCCTGGATCTATGTATATAGTAAG ATGTCAACAATGCATATGCCCATATATGGGAAAcatcaatttattttgtcGGCCGCTTCCGAAGACAACCTTCTGTGAAGATGCTTTTCCTGGATTCAATTACTTGCCTATGGGCAGAAAGTGTGACAAGACAa ATAATACAGAAAGTACGATACCCAACTCAAACGGGACCATTGTTCTCAAAGTGGAGCACCAACATACACTATATAAATGTGAAAAGCCTGGAAAAATCTTAGACGACTGTTTTATATGCACATGTGAAGACGGCTACGTCATAGAAGAGCATTGCTTCAAAAGTGATGCCGGAAATTGTACGAACTCCAAGCCATTGTTTCTTGTTGATAATAAAGTGGTTCTTAATTAA
- the LOC123707841 gene encoding uncharacterized protein LOC123707841 isoform X2 has protein sequence MVVTSILFLVFISSTQSLLSNLKDFSNFHLPEIHDGQSCKVGNLYKAGCNTCRCGFNNVLMCTKMACLEQSFIKSLKNRYWRSANTNNDTIARSGLHGSLTKLVKSNSETCSTPGKIVKKSCQICFCSFLKKLICAETCRGTLRLNSKTKLKTFPFKHQDIEKFRTLNSLSDKCEPGRMYRIDCNGCLCQESNNLICEEKLCLSKKGLIKIEAKKLSGKTCHQNESYGCVQCNCVDRITVCKGIPQCEEREKLTNHAAKVPLALNPDKEKCVPGTTYTVQCNQCHCQSDSTLRCTQKTCLNYAQVVKLEKQRLHLEKHGL, from the exons caAACTTGAAGGACTTCTCAAATTTTCACCTTCCGGAAATACATGACGGACAGAGTTGTAAAGTGGGTAACTTGTACAAAGCAGGATGCAACACCTGTAGATGCGGCTTTAATAATGTTCTCATGTGTACGAAAATGGCGTGTCTAGAACAGAGCTTTATTAAGAGCTTAaaa AATCGTTACTGGAGATCAGCTAATACTAATAACGATACAATCGCAAGGAGTGGCTTACACGGAAGTCTAACAAAACTGGTCAAGAGTAACTCAGAAACGTGTAGTACACCAGGAAAGATAGTAAAAAAGTCATGTCAGATTTGTTTCTGCAGTTTTCTGAAGAAACTGATATGTGCGGAGACATGTCGGGGTACACTTCGTC ttaattcaAAGACGAAACTTAAGACATTCCCATTTAAGCATCAGGATATAGAAAAGTTCCGAACTCTGAATAGTCTTTCTGATAAATGTGAGCCGGGAAGGATGTATCGTATTGATTGCAATGGATGTCTGTGCCAggaatcaaataatttaatttgcgaAGAAAAACTCTGCTTATCGAAAAAGGGTCTCATCAAAATTGAAGCAAAGAAACTCTCTG GTAAAACATGTCATCAAAATGAATCGTACGGCTGTGTCCAATGCAATTGCGTGGATCGAATCACTGTTTGCAAAGGAATACCGCAGTGTGAGGAACGTGAGAAATTGACAAATCACGCAGCTAAAGTGCCCTTGGCTTTGAACCCTGATAAGGAGAAATGTGTGCCGGGGACTACGTATAC TGTCCAATGTAACCAGTGCCATTGCCAGTCGGATTCTACTCTCAGATGTACCCAAAAGACCTGCCTCAACTACGCCCAGGTGGTGAAACTTGAAAAGCAACGTCTACACTTGGAAAAACATGGCCTATAA
- the LOC123706634 gene encoding uncharacterized protein LOC123706634 yields MTSTVILILIMFLNGIESKRKNKYQPLSVCKPNSYFFLGCNICRCDDEGVINQQFCTKRKCPSYTRRTYNVDGSCEAGNWYSSEPCQICYCIFKSKLICNSVANQDKLQLGKFDFSICGNNYLEAASELFPNHRKKKSVIKSVNNIVTTTTTPVPDLNTDEMLLNLLESQRKVNDNNLFYKINDKRESKHGLLEDELIKHPIDIDSIISHRYNNDDSSMGLGALSLRRGKVKLIDKEKCTPGESFARNCETCYCLQNGKLLCVQRNCGKTN; encoded by the exons atgacttctacagtcattttaattttaattatgtttttaaacggTATCGAAAGTAAGCGAAAAA ATAAATATCAACCGTTATCCGTGTGCAAACCTAACTCGTATTTTTTTCTGGGATGCAACATATGTCGATGTGATGATGAAGGAGTCATAAACCAACAATTCTGTACAAAAAGAAAATGCCCATCATATACACGACGAACTTACAATGTCGACGGAAGCTGTGAAGCCGGAAACTGGTACTCTTCAGAACCTTGCCAAATCTGTTATTGTATTTTCAAAAGCAAATTAATTTGCAACAGCGTAGCAAATCAGGATAAACTCCAACTTggtaaatttgatttttccATATGTGGAAATAACTATTTGGAAGCAGCATCGGAGTTATTTCCGAACCATAGGAAGAAGAAAAGTGTTattaaaagtgtaaataatatagtaacaacaacaacaacgcCCGTACCTGATTTAAATACTGATGAAATgctcttaaatttattagagAGTCAACGAAAAGTTAATGATAATAACTtgttttataagataaatgataAACGAGAATCTAAGCATGGTCTGTTAGAAGACGAGCTAATCAAGCACCCAATAGATATAGATTCAATAATATCTCATAGATATAACAATGATGACTCGTCTATGGGTCTTGGTGCTTTAAGTCTTAGGCGTGGTAAAGTGAAGCTTAtagataaagaaaaatgtaccCCGGGAGAGTCTTTCGCAAGGAATTGTGAGACTTGCTATTGTCTACAAAATGGTAAACTGTTGTGCGTACAAAGAAATTGTGGTAAAACTAATTGA
- the LOC123706632 gene encoding uncharacterized protein LOC123706632, with protein sequence MIYSLVFIVSLQIIVINSYLHEKPLHNTLWSERCKKRDVVLNDCNWCRCNERQRYNCQARVCDEIDMFGHFKDAIQAIDVGMEGHGVWRSSPTSCSPGIHYRRGAMLCVCKEDGNWPNPVCRDIFRVLHSVEHTALTHPTSNYTCLPTKLYVVGCNVCFCPSSGYLDPNLCTQNHCHKDDPILKANTTNIARTDDLDDENLEIYASCTPNEMYTIGCMSCKCLKNNRLICESCSKNKKTLLVHKESDNECHAKGTDVVFETNCNLCYCDKNERKICTVRKCIKDRPKLDNYKNKGKFVLTSSPVDDEDCTPGTKFYKDCNECQCIKLRNGKKLVRCTKKMCSNTSSINIIKSDCVLNSAYELKCMVCHCREENGEKVQTCYTKASCTDKKPLSASTLSGYCVPFRTYIDDCNRCRCLSDGDTLLCATHKCVKKDAVSVEVVPIKRSQRDICPKGESFRLKCNICFCLSNSNAVCTTAECYKNSFKIKPIIH encoded by the exons atgatttatagtCTGGTATTTATAGTTTCATTACAGATTATTGTAATCAATTCCTATCTACATGAAAAGC ctCTTCACAATACATTATGGAGTGAAAGGTGCAAAAAGCGTGATGTAGTCTTGAATGACTGTAACTGGTGTCGGTGTAATGAAAGACAGAGGTACAATTGCCAGGCCAGAGTTTGTGATGAGATCGACATGTTCGGACACTTCAAAG ATGCCATTCAAGCGATAGACGTGGGCATGGAAGGTCATGGAGTATGGAGGTCCTCACCGACTTCCTGTTCTCCTGGTATCCACTACCGACGGGGAGCAATGTTGTGCGTTTGTAAAGAGGACGGGAACTGGCCTAATCCCGTCTGCAGAGATATTTTTCGTGTTCTACACTCAGTTGAACATACTGCCTTAACTCACCCCACATCAAACTATACTTGTCTTCCCACCAAGCTCTATGTTGTAGGATGCAATGTGTGTTTTTGCCCCTCAAGTGGATATTTAGATCCAAATTTATGTACCCAAAACCATTGTCACAAAGATGACCCCATATTAAAAGCCAATACTACTAATATAGCTCGAACTGATGATTTAGATGATGAAAATCTAGAAATATATGCGTCTTGTACTCCAAATGAAATGTACACTATAGGTTGCATGTCCTGCAAATGTTTGAAGAACAATAGGCTTATTTGCGAAAGctgttctaaaaataaaaagacacTTCTAGTTCATAAAGAATCCGATAACGAATGCCATGCTAAAGGAACTGATGTTGTTTTTGAAACTAATTGTAACCTTTGCTATTGCGATAAgaatgaaagaaaaatatgcaCTGTTcgcaaatgtattaaagatcGGCCaaaattagataattataaaaataaaggtaaGTTTGTGCTAACATCATCACCTGTAGATGATGAAGACTGCACACCAGGgactaaattttataaagattgtAATGAGTGTCAATGCATCAAACTAAGAAATGGTAAAAAGCTCGTACGATgtactaaaaaaatgtgtagtAACACATCGtccataaatatcataaaatccGATTGTGTTTTGAACTCCGCTTATGAACTTAAGTGTATGGTCTGCCATTGCCGAGAAGAGAATGGAGAGAAGGTGCAGACTTGTTATACGAAAGCATCATGTACTGACAAAAAGCCCTTAAGTGCCTCAACACTAAGTGGTTACTGTGTACCGTTTAGAACATACATTGACGATTGTAATCGTTGTCGTTGCCTTAGCGACGGTGATACTCTCTTATGTGCTACTCACAAATGTGTAAAAAAAGATGCGGTTTCAGTGGAAGTTGTACCAATTAAGAGGAGTCAAAGAGATATTTGTCCAAAAGGCGAGTCATTTAgacttaaatgtaatatatgtttttgtttatcgAATAGTAACGCTGTGTGCACTACTGCTGAATGTTACAAAAATTCGTTCAAAATAAAGCCTATTATACattga